In one window of Zea mays cultivar B73 unplaced genomic scaffold, Zm-B73-REFERENCE-NAM-5.0 scaffold_178, whole genome shotgun sequence DNA:
- the LOC118473924 gene encoding photosystem I assembly protein Ycf3, whose product MPRSRINGNFIDKTSSIVANILLQIIPTTSGEKRAFTYYRDGMLAQSEGNYAEALQNYYEATRLEIDPYDRSYILYNIGLIHTSNGEHTKALEYYFRALERNPFLPQAFNNMAVICHYRGEQAILQGDSEIAEAWFDQAAEYWKQAIALTPGNYIEAQNWLKITKRFEFE is encoded by the exons ATGCCTAGATCCCGTATAAATGGAAATTTCATTGATAAGACCTCCTCGATTGTAGCCAATATTTTATTGCAAATAATTCCGACAACCTCCGGGGAAAAAAGGGCATTTACTTATTATAGAGATG GGATGTTGGCTCAATCCGAAGGAAATTATGCGGAAGCTTTGCAGAATTATTATGAAGCTACGCGACTAGAAATTGATCCCTATGATCGAAGTTATATACTATATAACATAGGCCTTATACACACAAGCAATGGAGAGCATACAAAGGCTTTGGAATATTATTTCCGGGCGCTAGAACGAAACCCCTTCTTACCGCAAGCTTTTAATAATATGGCCGTGATCTGTCATT ACCGAGGAGAACAGGCCATTCTACAGGGCGATTCGGAAATTGCGGAAGCTTGGTTTGATCAAGCTGCTGAGTATTGGAAACAAGCTATAGCGCTTACTCCAGGAAATTATATTGAAGCACAGAACTGGTTAAAGATTACGAAGCGCTTTGAATTTGAATAA